In Alkalihalobacterium alkalinitrilicum, a genomic segment contains:
- a CDS encoding AEC family transporter, with product MVLCEGISRLMQLDKSMAATFKNSIVLINSGNFGIPVSQLVFMGNPLGVSIQMFVMIFQNLLTFTYGLFNSVGVDQKKFKAIVELFKLPILYALFIGLLLNLLEINIPPFVFNPISNIANAFLAIALITMGAQVALLKVHHFSFLLLISICGRLIVSPILAWCVISFLGIEVTTAQALFIASSFPTSRNSALFALEYNNHPDYAAQAVLLTTLASSVTVTLVVFLSRIIF from the coding sequence ATGGTTTTGTGTGAAGGTATTTCGAGATTAATGCAACTAGATAAAAGTATGGCAGCAACTTTCAAAAATTCAATTGTATTAATTAATAGTGGGAATTTTGGTATTCCAGTTAGTCAACTTGTTTTTATGGGGAATCCTTTAGGTGTATCCATTCAAATGTTCGTTATGATCTTTCAAAATTTACTTACTTTTACATATGGTTTGTTTAATTCGGTGGGAGTCGATCAAAAAAAGTTTAAAGCAATTGTCGAACTTTTTAAATTGCCCATTCTTTATGCTCTATTCATAGGATTGTTGTTAAACCTTTTAGAAATTAACATTCCTCCTTTTGTTTTTAATCCAATTTCAAATATAGCGAATGCATTTTTGGCGATTGCACTCATAACAATGGGAGCACAAGTAGCTTTACTTAAAGTACATCATTTTTCATTTTTATTATTGATCAGTATTTGTGGACGATTAATTGTTTCGCCCATATTAGCATGGTGTGTCATATCTTTTTTAGGAATAGAGGTTACCACTGCACAGGCGTTATTTATAGCTAGCTCATTTCCAACTTCAAGAAATAGTGCACTTTTTGCATTAGAATATAATAATCACCCAGATTATGCAGCACAAGCGGTACTACTTACTACATTAGCAAGTAGTGTAACAGTTACTCTCGTTGTTTTTTTATCCAGGATCATTTTTTAG
- the recQ gene encoding DNA helicase RecQ, which yields MQTKAVELLKQYFGYEAFRKGQNDIVEKVLEGQNTLGIMPTGGGKSICYQVPALIYTGVTIVVSPLISLMKDQVDGLNQLGISSTYINSSLSTSELNERLENMRNEEYKLIYVAPERLEDVRFFRLLNELPITLVAIDEAHCLSQWGHDFRPSYLNISTLISRLQTNPIVLALTATATPQVREDICRHLNISDENTIVNGARRENLALQVVKGQDKFSYVSQYLKRNQASSGIIYASTRKVVEQLYEKLTEKGIAVGKYHAGLSDGERAQYQDDFLRDNITVMIATNAFGMGIDKSNVRFVLHYNLPRNIESYYQEAGRAGRDGEESECVLLFAPDDIRIQKFLIEQSDIEETRKTNEYKKLQQMVDYCHTESCLQQYIGDYFDDEEFEACDKCTNCLDEGENTDVTREAQMVFSTIKRMREKFGKTIVAQVLVGSESKKVKDFKLDQLTTYGLLKTWTGKSVSQFIDYLTAEQYLKPSEGNFPTLRLTEKAVSVLKGEIQVYRKEKIESITIEANDEVFESLRKLRKDIADEEKVPPYLIFSDKTLREMSRTIPTSTEELLKVNGVGQQKLEKYGAQFLETLLPFQEKRGEITTSTTKKGSSKIPSHHITYEMYQEGLSVIELAEGRECSPETILTHLEKCHDEGKDIDLRSFVNAHHEQLIEEAIQTIGAERLKPIKESLPEEVTYFEIRYVINKKVIQN from the coding sequence ATGCAAACAAAAGCAGTTGAACTTTTAAAGCAGTATTTTGGCTATGAAGCGTTTCGTAAAGGTCAAAATGATATTGTGGAGAAAGTGTTAGAAGGCCAAAATACACTTGGAATTATGCCAACAGGTGGCGGGAAATCGATTTGTTATCAAGTTCCAGCCCTTATATATACAGGAGTTACAATCGTCGTATCACCGCTCATTTCATTAATGAAAGATCAAGTAGACGGATTAAATCAATTAGGAATTTCAAGTACATACATTAATAGCTCCTTATCTACAAGTGAATTAAATGAACGCTTAGAAAATATGAGAAACGAAGAATATAAACTAATTTACGTTGCGCCAGAGCGTTTAGAGGATGTTCGTTTTTTTCGTCTATTAAATGAATTGCCGATTACGCTCGTTGCAATCGATGAAGCTCACTGTCTTTCTCAATGGGGACACGATTTTCGTCCAAGTTATTTAAATATATCTACCCTCATTAGTAGATTACAAACGAATCCAATCGTTCTAGCATTAACGGCAACGGCAACGCCTCAAGTCAGAGAGGATATTTGTCGGCATTTAAATATTTCAGATGAGAATACCATTGTGAATGGTGCACGGAGAGAGAACTTGGCGTTACAAGTGGTGAAAGGGCAAGATAAATTTTCATATGTATCACAGTACTTAAAAAGGAATCAGGCTAGTTCTGGAATTATCTATGCTTCAACGAGAAAAGTAGTCGAGCAGTTGTATGAAAAATTAACGGAAAAAGGGATAGCGGTTGGAAAATATCATGCGGGATTATCGGACGGGGAAAGAGCTCAGTATCAGGATGATTTTCTTCGTGACAACATCACGGTCATGATCGCAACGAATGCATTTGGCATGGGAATTGATAAATCAAATGTACGGTTCGTTCTCCATTACAATTTGCCGAGAAATATTGAATCTTACTATCAAGAAGCAGGAAGAGCTGGAAGAGACGGTGAGGAAAGTGAATGTGTACTTCTGTTTGCTCCTGATGATATACGTATTCAAAAGTTTTTAATTGAACAATCGGATATTGAAGAAACAAGAAAAACGAATGAATACAAAAAGTTACAGCAAATGGTCGATTATTGCCATACTGAGTCGTGTCTACAACAATATATTGGTGATTACTTTGATGACGAAGAGTTTGAAGCATGTGATAAGTGTACAAATTGTTTAGATGAAGGAGAAAATACGGATGTAACGAGAGAAGCACAAATGGTCTTTTCAACCATTAAAAGGATGAGAGAGAAGTTTGGGAAAACGATCGTTGCTCAAGTATTAGTCGGGTCAGAAAGTAAAAAAGTAAAAGACTTTAAGCTAGATCAACTGACGACCTATGGTCTCCTGAAAACGTGGACAGGCAAAAGCGTCTCGCAATTTATTGATTACTTGACGGCAGAGCAATATTTAAAGCCATCAGAAGGAAATTTTCCAACGTTACGGTTAACAGAGAAAGCGGTATCTGTTTTAAAAGGAGAAATCCAAGTATATCGTAAAGAAAAAATCGAAAGTATAACAATTGAAGCAAATGATGAAGTTTTCGAAAGTTTACGAAAGCTGCGTAAGGATATCGCTGATGAAGAGAAAGTACCGCCATATTTAATTTTCTCAGATAAAACATTACGTGAAATGAGCCGGACTATTCCGACCAGTACAGAGGAGTTATTAAAAGTTAATGGTGTCGGTCAACAAAAATTAGAGAAGTATGGGGCACAGTTTTTAGAAACGCTACTTCCTTTTCAAGAAAAAAGGGGAGAAATTACTACATCGACGACAAAAAAGGGATCTTCGAAAATACCGAGTCATCATATAACATATGAAATGTATCAAGAAGGGCTTTCTGTAATAGAGTTGGCTGAAGGACGAGAGTGTTCACCGGAGACAATTCTCACGCATCTAGAAAAATGTCATGATGAGGGAAAAGACATCGACCTTAGGTCATTCGTAAACGCACATCATGAGCAGTTAATTGAAGAAGCAATTCAGACGATTGGAGCTGAACGGTTAAAACCGATCAAGGAAAGTTTACCAGAAGAAGTAACTTATTTTGAAATTCGTTATGTAATTAATAAAAAAGTTATTCAAAATTAG
- a CDS encoding CarD family transcriptional regulator translates to MFQIGDKIVYPMHGAGVIEDIEEREILGETQQYYVLNLSHSTMQVMVPMKKTSSIGIREVVDHDTLDKALSILHDGEPDDSVNRHQRYHLNMKKMKTGDICESAQVIRDLMFLNKNKKLGTEDKFMLDNARRIFISELILVKGFEEEQAIEFLDNAVNG, encoded by the coding sequence ATGTTTCAAATTGGAGACAAGATTGTTTATCCAATGCACGGCGCTGGTGTGATTGAAGATATTGAAGAAAGAGAAATTCTTGGGGAAACCCAACAATACTATGTCTTAAATTTGTCTCATAGTACGATGCAAGTAATGGTTCCTATGAAGAAAACATCAAGTATCGGTATACGTGAAGTCGTAGATCACGATACATTAGACAAGGCATTATCCATTCTTCACGATGGTGAACCAGACGATTCGGTTAATCGTCACCAACGTTATCATTTAAACATGAAGAAAATGAAAACGGGTGATATTTGTGAAAGTGCTCAAGTCATTAGAGATTTAATGTTCTTAAATAAAAATAAAAAGCTTGGTACTGAAGATAAGTTCATGCTTGATAATGCCAGACGCATTTTTATTAGCGAACTCATTCTTGTTAAAGGATTTGAAGAAGAACAAGCGATTGAATTTTTAGACAATGCAGTAAACGGTTAA